One Sporomusaceae bacterium FL31 DNA window includes the following coding sequences:
- a CDS encoding carbohydrate kinase yields MVITLGSKGAIYYNISSNKLGYQPVVPVEVVDTSGAGDAFFSGTVMGLIKGRPLAEAVIYGTKVAAWTIESDENTCAELSLKSENDAFFSKFNDE; encoded by the coding sequence ATGGTCATTACTCTAGGCAGTAAAGGTGCAATATATTATAATATTAGCAGCAATAAACTTGGCTATCAGCCAGTAGTTCCAGTGGAAGTTGTTGATACCTCTGGTGCGGGTGATGCCTTCTTTTCGGGAACAGTCATGGGACTTATAAAAGGAAGACCTTTGGCAGAAGCAGTCATTTATGGTACGAAGGTTGCCGCATGGACAATTGAGTCAGATGAGAATACATGTGCTGAGTTGAGTTTAAAAAGCGAAAACGATGCTTTCTTCAGTAAATTTAACGATGAATAG